The Solibacillus sp. FSL W7-1464 genome contains a region encoding:
- a CDS encoding type II secretion system protein has protein sequence MFSTLKKRIKNEKGLSLVELLAVIVILGIVAAIAVPAIGNIIDSSRVKAAKADAANILSAAQIYFTENSGVETFSNATDGYTDYLSDLGTVTTFTVTKVAASGNDAAKTTVETTGTSGGKDYSITASTLSELEIDNGKAEAPFSWTTTSTTPTTPGADD, from the coding sequence ATGTTTAGTACATTAAAAAAGCGTATTAAAAATGAAAAAGGTTTATCTTTAGTCGAGCTTTTGGCGGTAATTGTTATTTTGGGTATTGTAGCAGCAATTGCGGTTCCGGCTATTGGGAATATTATTGATAGTTCACGTGTTAAGGCTGCGAAGGCAGATGCAGCAAATATCTTAAGTGCTGCTCAAATTTACTTCACTGAAAATTCGGGTGTAGAAACATTTTCTAATGCGACAGATGGTTATACAGACTATTTGTCAGATCTAGGTACGGTTACAACATTTACAGTAACTAAAGTAGCTGCTTCGGGTAATGACGCTGCAAAAACTACAGTTGAAACTACTGGTACTTCTGGTGGGAAGGATTATTCCATTACGGCATCAACTTTAAGCGAATTAGAAATAGATAATGGTAAGGCTGAAGCTCCATTCTCTTGGACTACTACATCAACAACACCAACAACACCGGGGGCTGATGATTAA
- a CDS encoding prepilin peptidase has translation MEIMYTIFAGIFGLVFGSFYNVVGLRVPKKESIVTPPSHCVHCNRRLKAFELVPVFSYIFLRGKCRTCGVKVSPIYAFTELVTGLLFAFATWQLGITWELAVALLFISLLVIINASDIAYMLIPDKILLFFLPLLIIGRILSPLEPWWDSIIGAAIGFSILLLIAVISKGGMGGGDIKLFLLIGLVLGTFNTLLTLFLASVIGMIVGIVILKVRGKGRKTPVPFGPSIAIAAIIVYFYGDQLIDMYLNLL, from the coding sequence ATGGAGATTATGTATACAATATTTGCGGGGATTTTCGGATTGGTTTTCGGTTCGTTTTACAATGTAGTCGGATTACGGGTACCGAAAAAAGAGTCGATTGTGACACCGCCGTCTCACTGTGTCCATTGCAATCGACGTTTAAAGGCTTTTGAACTCGTTCCTGTTTTTTCGTACATATTTTTACGAGGGAAATGCCGGACATGCGGTGTGAAAGTATCGCCGATTTACGCGTTTACTGAACTTGTAACAGGTCTGCTGTTTGCATTTGCTACATGGCAGCTCGGCATCACATGGGAATTGGCGGTAGCCTTACTGTTTATTTCACTATTGGTCATTATCAATGCTTCGGATATTGCGTACATGCTCATTCCGGATAAAATTTTATTGTTTTTCCTGCCGCTGCTGATCATTGGCAGAATTCTTTCTCCGCTTGAACCATGGTGGGATAGTATTATCGGCGCCGCAATCGGATTTTCAATTCTACTGTTAATCGCGGTCATTTCCAAAGGCGGAATGGGTGGGGGAGACATTAAGCTGTTTTTACTGATCGGTTTAGTGTTGGGAACGTTCAATACGTTATTAACCTTATTTTTAGCTTCGGTCATCGGGATGATTGTCGGAATCGTCATATTAAAAGTTCGCGGAAAAGGGCGAAAAACCCCTGTGCCGTTCGGACCATCGATTGCCATTGCCGCCATCATTGTTTACTTTTACGGTGACCAGCTTATCGATATGTATTTAAACTTACTATAA
- the pilM gene encoding type IV pilus biogenesis protein PilM, protein MFNMKRKSHVSIVINDYVMRALVLKGATVDQPVIYETPLPKTAVQEGSINDEMALYELMKANVQNWGGRKQNVRFLVPDTSILLKTFEHPADISGKNLKEYVQMEVGQSIHLPFQEPLIDIHDPIEGDGKAVLFAAPPDEVGKMIGLLLDNHLHPQVADIRALCNLRLLEHIEFIDTKRTYLVTDWSINELSICIYSNGEVEFLRFQTIETDPDNWQQNIVENGEVEFNYTADLDDFRAATTDQVLEIDRMMNFFKFSLHKGEREVDEIVVMGDHPLLQSIEVLLSENLPVPICLVNDAIISKHFPNCKAKHATLLGLALKEVNE, encoded by the coding sequence ATGTTCAATATGAAAAGAAAATCGCATGTATCCATTGTCATCAATGATTATGTGATGCGTGCACTCGTTTTAAAAGGCGCAACAGTGGATCAGCCCGTTATATACGAAACGCCTTTACCGAAAACTGCTGTCCAGGAAGGGTCCATTAATGATGAGATGGCGCTGTATGAACTAATGAAAGCAAATGTCCAAAACTGGGGCGGAAGAAAGCAAAATGTGCGCTTCCTTGTGCCGGATACATCGATTTTATTGAAAACATTCGAACATCCTGCTGATATCAGCGGTAAAAACCTGAAAGAATATGTGCAAATGGAAGTCGGCCAGTCGATTCATCTGCCGTTCCAGGAGCCTCTTATTGATATACATGACCCGATTGAAGGAGACGGAAAGGCGGTTTTGTTTGCCGCACCGCCTGATGAAGTCGGCAAAATGATCGGTCTGCTGTTGGACAACCATCTGCATCCGCAAGTCGCCGATATTCGAGCTTTATGTAATTTAAGGCTGCTTGAACATATCGAATTTATCGATACGAAGCGAACATATTTGGTGACGGACTGGTCAATCAATGAATTGTCGATTTGCATCTATTCTAATGGAGAAGTAGAGTTTCTACGGTTTCAGACGATTGAGACGGATCCGGATAACTGGCAGCAAAATATTGTTGAAAATGGCGAAGTCGAATTTAACTATACAGCTGATTTGGATGATTTCCGTGCAGCAACTACCGACCAGGTGCTGGAAATCGATCGTATGATGAACTTCTTTAAATTCTCGCTCCATAAAGGAGAAAGAGAAGTGGATGAAATTGTCGTTATGGGGGATCACCCGCTACTACAGTCAATCGAAGTATTGCTGAGCGAAAATCTGCCTGTACCAATATGTCTTGTCAATGACGCAATCATCAGCAAGCATTTTCCGAACTGCAAAGCAAAGCATGCGACTTTGCTGGGACTTGCTTTAAAGGAGGTTAACGAATGA
- a CDS encoding PilN domain-containing protein, with translation MIPDINLLPKIEKGTTSLKLAFILVGILSILTLGLLAITYFSAKGEIASAVQERDSLLLTRDALNAEVASSQTGSQGSLEESVAFVERVSYSVSPIIMETRNLLPTDTYLRSYSFSETGVQVTIDFETLNAISTYVRQLEKSPYFDDVQVGTIQNFEFNPTGEEVNETQQFTEVPRYSVRIYLVINQLHVAAGGEE, from the coding sequence ATGATTCCTGATATTAACCTTCTGCCCAAAATTGAAAAGGGTACGACGAGTTTAAAGTTAGCCTTTATATTAGTTGGGATTTTATCGATATTGACACTAGGCTTGCTGGCAATCACTTATTTCAGTGCAAAAGGCGAAATAGCGAGTGCTGTACAGGAACGTGATTCGTTATTGCTGACAAGAGATGCATTAAACGCTGAAGTTGCTTCATCTCAAACAGGAAGTCAAGGTTCACTGGAAGAATCGGTTGCTTTTGTTGAACGTGTTTCATATTCGGTCTCGCCGATTATAATGGAGACAAGAAATTTATTGCCGACGGATACATATTTGCGTTCCTATTCATTTTCTGAGACGGGCGTACAAGTAACGATTGATTTCGAAACATTGAATGCTATTTCAACATATGTACGCCAGCTGGAAAAAAGTCCGTATTTTGATGACGTTCAAGTGGGAACAATCCAAAATTTTGAATTCAACCCAACTGGTGAGGAAGTTAATGAGACACAGCAATTCACGGAAGTACCGAGATATAGCGTAAGAATTTACCTCGTCATCAATCAATTGCACGTAGCTGCTGGAGGTGAAGAGTAA
- a CDS encoding type IV pilus twitching motility protein PilT, with amino-acid sequence MTMNIQDLLQRAYDENASDLHVTTGIPPVYRVNGQLKQYGDVIVTAEMVEQMVKDILPAYKAEEFEGKGETDFNYSLKDLCRFRVNAYHQRNVGAIAARLISSEIPTIETLNMPKVLYDLAEKPQGLILVTGPTGSGKSTTLAAMIDYINETKSKHIITLEDPIEYLHSHKKSVVNQREIGVDTGSFANGLRASLRQDPDIILVGEMRDLETISTAITAAETGHLVFGTLHTSSAPTTIDRIIDVFPPHQQGQIRIQLANVLQGIISQRLFIRKDKAGRVAATEILVSIPAVTNLIRNEKIHQIPSVMQTNRALGMHTLETSIQALVSSGKVSLEEVRPYLNVGDYS; translated from the coding sequence ATGACAATGAATATACAGGATTTACTGCAGCGTGCGTATGATGAAAATGCATCCGATTTACATGTCACTACCGGCATCCCTCCTGTTTACCGAGTAAATGGCCAGTTGAAGCAATATGGTGATGTAATTGTAACGGCAGAAATGGTAGAGCAAATGGTAAAAGATATTTTACCGGCTTACAAAGCAGAAGAGTTTGAGGGAAAAGGAGAAACTGATTTCAACTATTCTTTGAAAGACTTGTGCCGTTTTCGTGTAAATGCATATCATCAGCGAAATGTCGGAGCGATTGCAGCTCGTCTTATTTCGAGTGAAATCCCGACAATTGAAACATTGAATATGCCGAAAGTTCTGTACGATTTAGCTGAAAAACCTCAAGGGCTCATCTTAGTAACAGGTCCAACTGGTTCAGGTAAGTCAACTACACTCGCGGCAATGATTGATTATATAAATGAAACAAAATCAAAGCATATTATTACGCTGGAAGACCCGATTGAATATTTGCATTCGCATAAAAAATCGGTAGTGAATCAGCGTGAAATCGGAGTTGATACAGGATCGTTTGCGAATGGCTTGCGTGCCTCGCTCCGTCAAGATCCGGATATTATTCTAGTTGGGGAAATGCGAGATTTAGAGACGATTTCAACTGCCATTACGGCAGCGGAAACAGGTCACTTAGTATTCGGCACACTTCACACATCAAGTGCACCGACAACTATTGACCGCATTATCGATGTGTTCCCGCCGCATCAGCAAGGGCAGATTCGAATTCAGTTAGCCAATGTATTGCAAGGAATTATTTCACAGCGATTATTTATTCGTAAAGATAAAGCAGGACGGGTTGCTGCAACAGAAATTCTCGTAAGTATTCCGGCTGTCACTAATTTGATACGAAATGAAAAAATCCATCAAATTCCAAGTGTGATGCAGACAAATCGAGCGTTAGGGATGCATACATTAGAGACATCCATACAAGCGCTTGTTTCTTCCGGCAAAGTTTCGTTGGAGGAAGTACGGCCATATTTGAATGTGGGTGATTACAGTTGA
- a CDS encoding potassium transporter, producing MNSISSSKNGTLLIVIALAMALLFAMYYYVVKPKQDEEQMIRSEINSLHTEIAAIEETIATNQSQQSQTNVNVFALRQKVPENREIDELILSIEEMQYVTDSRIQSIDFNNYDALVSSSGLQDPLSAPETEEGALSDLTQSAIDQTEGTGASEELPVSTIAVETLPPSLKLVTFNINVAAPNDVKLLQFIEEIEKKERVMRIDIIDFALPGEEDKFTEEASEIVTANIQVTTFYYE from the coding sequence ATGAATTCCATCTCAAGTAGTAAAAACGGGACACTCCTTATCGTGATTGCATTGGCGATGGCTTTGCTGTTTGCTATGTACTACTATGTCGTCAAGCCGAAACAGGACGAGGAACAGATGATTCGTTCTGAGATTAACAGCCTTCATACAGAAATTGCAGCAATCGAAGAAACGATTGCAACAAATCAGTCACAGCAATCTCAAACGAATGTAAATGTATTTGCACTACGCCAAAAAGTGCCGGAAAACCGGGAAATTGATGAACTGATTTTATCGATTGAGGAAATGCAGTATGTAACAGATTCACGTATTCAAAGCATCGATTTCAACAACTATGATGCACTTGTTTCCAGTTCGGGACTACAAGACCCGCTTTCTGCACCGGAAACGGAAGAAGGGGCTTTATCTGATTTAACACAGAGTGCTATTGATCAAACAGAGGGTACAGGGGCTTCAGAAGAATTACCGGTTTCCACAATCGCTGTAGAAACATTACCGCCTTCACTGAAGCTGGTTACATTTAACATCAACGTCGCTGCACCAAATGACGTAAAATTGCTGCAGTTCATTGAAGAAATTGAAAAGAAGGAACGCGTGATGCGAATCGATATTATTGATTTCGCGCTTCCCGGTGAAGAAGATAAATTTACAGAAGAAGCATCGGAAATCGTAACAGCTAATATTCAAGTCACTACTTTCTACTACGAATAA
- a CDS encoding GspE/PulE family protein, translating into MKSKSRKRLGDLLLEARVITEAQLTYALENKSRDEKLGDFFIKENILTEQQLIEVLEFQLGIPHMTLSNYVIAPELLQLVPRELAKRTNIMPVRRDKNKLLIAMADPMDYFAIEEVRMATGCQIETSIVAKDDLYRTITKYYDLQASMDAALTEIEVTTPEVQQEITDEDSAIVRLVNQIINNGVAQRASDIHFDPHETEYRIRYRVDGVLRTERSLPKHMQNMMTARVKIMGGLNITENRIPQDGRFKVNIEFKSVDIRLSTLPTVYGEKIVMRILDISNAATDIEHLGFTENNEAIFRKMIEKPNGIVLITGPTGSGKSSTLHAALSNLNNEGVNIITVEDPVEYQLNGVNQIQVKEEVGLTFAAGLRSILRQDPDIIMIGEIRDLETAQISIRASLTGHLVLSTLHTNSAIDSISRLQDMGIEPFLISSSLVGIMAQRLVRQICRDCTTEIEPTTREKQIFANNGFEVKKIRKGRGCAACGNTGYRGRLAIHELLPVDRGLKDLILNSASGYEISDYMQNAGHNTLLQDGLLKVLAGVTTTEEVLRVATID; encoded by the coding sequence ATGAAGTCGAAATCGAGAAAACGCTTAGGAGACTTGCTTTTAGAGGCACGAGTTATTACCGAAGCACAGCTTACTTACGCACTGGAAAATAAAAGCCGGGATGAAAAGCTTGGGGATTTTTTCATAAAAGAAAATATACTGACGGAACAGCAGTTAATCGAAGTACTGGAGTTCCAGTTAGGTATCCCGCATATGACCCTAAGCAACTACGTCATAGCACCTGAGCTTCTCCAGCTTGTACCGAGGGAACTGGCGAAGCGTACGAATATTATGCCGGTGCGTCGGGATAAAAACAAACTGCTTATTGCAATGGCAGACCCGATGGATTATTTTGCGATAGAAGAAGTCCGCATGGCGACAGGTTGTCAAATCGAAACAAGTATAGTTGCGAAGGACGACCTGTACCGGACGATTACGAAATACTATGATCTGCAGGCTTCAATGGACGCAGCCTTAACTGAGATTGAAGTGACTACACCGGAAGTGCAGCAGGAAATTACCGATGAAGACTCGGCTATTGTACGGCTTGTAAACCAGATTATTAACAACGGGGTAGCTCAGCGTGCATCGGATATTCACTTTGATCCGCATGAAACAGAATACAGAATTCGATATCGTGTCGATGGTGTGCTTCGTACCGAACGTTCTCTGCCAAAGCATATGCAAAATATGATGACAGCCCGCGTAAAAATTATGGGCGGACTGAATATTACTGAAAACCGTATTCCACAAGATGGCCGGTTTAAGGTTAATATCGAATTCAAAAGTGTTGATATTCGTCTTTCTACATTACCGACTGTTTATGGCGAGAAAATCGTTATGCGTATATTGGATATAAGCAATGCAGCAACAGATATAGAGCATCTAGGATTTACAGAAAATAACGAAGCAATTTTCAGGAAGATGATTGAGAAACCGAATGGTATTGTGCTTATTACAGGTCCCACAGGTTCAGGGAAATCATCTACGCTACATGCAGCGCTTTCCAACCTAAATAATGAGGGCGTAAACATTATTACCGTCGAGGATCCCGTCGAATACCAGTTAAACGGTGTGAACCAGATTCAAGTAAAAGAAGAAGTCGGGTTAACGTTCGCAGCAGGATTACGTTCAATCTTGCGTCAGGACCCGGATATCATCATGATTGGGGAAATCCGTGATCTAGAAACCGCGCAAATTTCAATCCGTGCATCATTAACAGGGCATCTTGTATTAAGTACATTACATACAAACAGCGCGATTGATTCGATTTCAAGGCTGCAGGATATGGGAATTGAACCGTTTCTCATTTCATCTTCGCTTGTAGGAATAATGGCGCAGCGTCTTGTACGTCAAATTTGCCGGGACTGTACGACAGAGATAGAACCCACAACAAGGGAAAAACAGATTTTTGCCAATAACGGATTTGAAGTTAAAAAAATTCGGAAAGGTCGCGGATGTGCGGCCTGCGGAAATACCGGCTACCGCGGGCGGCTCGCTATTCATGAACTGCTGCCTGTTGATCGCGGGTTGAAAGACCTCATTCTAAACAGTGCTAGCGGCTATGAAATTAGTGATTATATGCAAAACGCCGGGCATAATACATTACTCCAGGACGGTTTACTAAAAGTGCTGGCGGGTGTCACGACGACAGAAGAAGTGCTGCGTGTAGCGACAATCGACTAG
- a CDS encoding type II secretion system F family protein has product MTVFKYVGRTKMGATQKGTIDAANKAAAISKLREKGINPREIEESKSILHMEVSLGSKKVKTQDFVIYCRQFATLIRAGVSLVEATDILAKQATSKPLKKALESVEEDIRSGIPFSDAVRKHPKAFPELFVNMMRSGEATGNIDDTLERLANSYEKSFRLIKKVQSTLTYPAMLLIMIVVVVFFMLIFIVPTFVESFESMDAELPTLTVWTVALGGWLRTYWWLPIGVFAIGVVVFQYLYRNNEQFHYTVHYLMLKMPIFGPLLQKAAIARLTRNLSSLFSSAVPILQALTISQKVSGNPVVGKVVLDARASLERGSSLTEPLEKSWIFPPMVTSMTRIGESTGSLDYMLEKIADFYEEEVERTVDTLKSLIEPLMILILAGAVGLIVAAIFLPMFSLYENM; this is encoded by the coding sequence TTGACCGTATTTAAATATGTAGGGCGTACAAAGATGGGGGCAACTCAAAAAGGGACAATTGATGCAGCAAATAAAGCAGCTGCCATTTCAAAGCTTCGTGAAAAGGGCATCAACCCCCGGGAAATCGAAGAATCGAAAAGTATATTGCATATGGAAGTCAGCCTTGGCAGTAAAAAAGTAAAGACACAGGATTTTGTTATTTACTGCCGTCAGTTTGCAACGTTAATCCGAGCGGGTGTTTCACTCGTAGAAGCAACGGACATTTTAGCGAAGCAGGCGACAAGCAAGCCGCTGAAAAAAGCGCTTGAATCAGTGGAAGAAGATATTCGTTCTGGTATTCCATTTTCGGATGCGGTCAGAAAGCATCCGAAAGCATTTCCCGAACTGTTCGTCAATATGATGCGTTCGGGTGAAGCGACAGGGAATATCGACGACACACTGGAGCGTCTCGCAAATTCGTATGAAAAGTCTTTCCGTTTAATAAAAAAAGTTCAGTCGACGCTGACTTATCCGGCGATGCTTTTAATAATGATTGTAGTTGTCGTGTTTTTCATGCTGATTTTTATTGTCCCGACGTTTGTTGAATCGTTTGAATCGATGGATGCGGAACTACCGACTTTAACGGTATGGACGGTTGCTTTAGGAGGTTGGCTGAGAACATACTGGTGGCTGCCGATTGGAGTCTTCGCTATCGGAGTTGTGGTATTTCAGTATTTATATAGGAATAATGAGCAGTTTCATTACACCGTCCATTATTTGATGCTGAAGATGCCGATATTTGGCCCGCTTTTGCAAAAAGCTGCGATTGCGAGATTGACGCGTAATCTTTCATCTTTATTCAGCAGTGCAGTGCCCATATTGCAGGCATTGACGATCTCCCAGAAAGTATCAGGGAACCCCGTTGTTGGAAAAGTCGTACTGGATGCACGGGCAAGTTTGGAAAGAGGAAGCTCACTGACAGAGCCGCTAGAAAAAAGCTGGATTTTCCCGCCTATGGTGACGAGTATGACACGAATTGGCGAGTCTACAGGGTCGCTTGATTATATGCTTGAGAAGATTGCGGATTTCTATGAAGAGGAAGTCGAGCGAACAGTCGATACACTGAAGTCGCTGATCGAACCATTGATGATATTAATTCTAGCAGGAGCAGTCGGTCTCATAGTAGCAGCGATTTTCCTGCCGATGTTCAGTCTATACGAAAATATGTAA
- a CDS encoding VanW family protein, with translation MKIIFRSMIPLTLLIVLLSIWIPNFVVSSVASADNNAVGSTIGGVDTGDLKGKELEALLTNAVNEWYTQNLTVTGGGTSVELSSSAFQFDIESTVANYENQVHKSWFAFWKDTPTVHLPLIVFPSEIVKNEISNVSSWDTELTYSSVELNAAYLKTDPVEAVVIDVSVLETDRISLSVELMPEGAMGINELVLALHETVIEPQMAFSMIEKLGDTMNLANREAINFVASNLYNAALNINAEILERHSQNEIPSYLKPGLEAKVDAFTNEDLKFANTSSNPVVLKLIMEEGELKTEVYIPVKETEVSVMVSQDEEIQPRTITRYSADLAIGQTEQIQEGKKGLRISVYRTAFDEQKRVSRDYYPPVDRIIVKSSKQPEVKAPAENLNNNPSYEVDLVGDGFQDIDTTNGNGQNNASTTPVNGSQNTGSNESNNSANDVAEGEENLPPGSYYDKGGNLITPK, from the coding sequence ATGAAAATTATTTTTAGATCAATGATCCCATTAACTTTGCTAATAGTCCTTCTATCAATCTGGATTCCTAACTTTGTAGTAAGCTCCGTAGCTTCCGCTGATAATAATGCAGTCGGTTCCACTATCGGTGGGGTAGATACAGGCGATCTAAAGGGCAAGGAGTTAGAAGCATTGCTGACTAATGCCGTAAATGAATGGTATACCCAAAACCTGACTGTCACAGGCGGGGGGACTTCTGTTGAATTGAGTTCATCCGCATTTCAGTTTGATATTGAGAGTACAGTCGCAAATTATGAAAACCAGGTACATAAGTCATGGTTTGCCTTTTGGAAAGATACGCCGACAGTGCATCTTCCTCTCATTGTATTTCCTAGTGAGATTGTAAAAAACGAGATTAGTAATGTTTCATCATGGGATACAGAATTGACATACAGCAGTGTAGAACTGAATGCCGCGTATTTAAAAACAGATCCTGTGGAAGCAGTTGTCATAGATGTCTCGGTACTGGAAACAGACCGAATTTCGTTGTCAGTCGAATTGATGCCGGAAGGGGCAATGGGCATTAATGAACTCGTTTTGGCACTGCATGAAACAGTAATAGAACCGCAGATGGCTTTTTCGATGATTGAAAAGCTAGGGGATACGATGAACTTGGCGAACCGTGAAGCAATTAATTTTGTTGCATCAAATTTATATAATGCCGCACTGAATATTAATGCGGAAATATTGGAACGTCATTCGCAAAATGAAATCCCTTCCTATTTAAAACCTGGCTTGGAAGCGAAAGTGGATGCATTTACAAATGAGGACCTCAAATTCGCAAATACTTCATCAAATCCAGTCGTTTTAAAACTGATTATGGAAGAAGGGGAGTTGAAGACCGAGGTATATATCCCTGTAAAGGAAACGGAAGTAAGTGTAATGGTTTCGCAGGATGAGGAGATTCAGCCCCGTACAATCACACGTTACTCCGCGGACCTGGCGATCGGACAGACGGAACAAATCCAGGAAGGTAAAAAAGGTTTACGCATCTCGGTCTATCGTACAGCTTTTGATGAGCAGAAGCGTGTGAGCCGCGATTACTACCCACCTGTTGACCGGATTATTGTGAAATCATCCAAACAACCGGAAGTGAAGGCACCAGCAGAAAACTTAAATAATAATCCTTCCTATGAAGTGGATTTAGTTGGAGACGGTTTCCAGGATATTGATACAACGAACGGAAATGGGCAAAACAATGCATCGACTACACCAGTTAATGGATCCCAAAATACTGGCTCTAATGAATCAAACAATTCCGCAAATGACGTTGCAGAAGGTGAAGAGAATCTACCGCCTGGCAGCTATTACGATAAAGGCGGAAATTTAATCACTCCAAAATAA
- the fumC gene encoding class II fumarate hydratase: MEFRIEKDTLGEIRVPADKIWGAQTQRSKENFQIGTERMPIEIIRAMTILKKAAAIANNKLGKLSDAKKDAIVEAADEILAGKWDEHFPLVVWQTGSGTQTNMNVNETIAHLANEKLTAAGSDEKVHPNDDVNKSQSSNDTFPTALHIAAVEIVENYLMPRLKLLQATLKEKALAFNDIIKIGRTHLQDATPLTLGQEIGGWHHMLLKCEKMIMVNTQFMKELAIGGTAVGTGINAHPEFGARTAAEISKLTGIEFTSAENKFHALTSHDEVVTAHGALKALAADLMKIANDVRWLASGPRSGIGEITIPENEPGSSIMPGKVNPTQSEAMTMVVTQVVGNDATIAFAASQGNFELNVFKPVIIYNFLQSARLLADSMKSFNDNCAVGIEPNMEVLDANLKNSLMLVTALNPYIGYENAAKIAKTAHKEGTTLKEAAIASGLLTEDEFDRYVDPKTMIYPNAE; encoded by the coding sequence TTGGAATTCCGTATTGAAAAAGACACTTTAGGTGAAATTCGTGTACCGGCAGATAAAATTTGGGGTGCACAAACACAGCGAAGCAAGGAAAACTTCCAAATCGGGACAGAAAGAATGCCGATTGAAATTATCCGCGCCATGACCATTTTGAAAAAGGCAGCGGCGATTGCCAATAATAAGTTGGGCAAGCTGTCCGATGCGAAAAAAGATGCGATTGTTGAGGCAGCCGATGAAATTCTTGCAGGCAAATGGGATGAACACTTTCCTCTTGTCGTATGGCAAACAGGCAGCGGTACACAGACAAACATGAATGTGAACGAAACGATTGCCCACCTGGCGAATGAAAAGCTGACGGCGGCCGGCTCCGATGAGAAAGTTCATCCGAACGATGACGTGAACAAATCACAAAGCTCGAATGACACATTCCCTACTGCGCTGCATATTGCTGCAGTCGAAATCGTAGAGAACTATTTAATGCCGCGCTTAAAGCTGTTACAAGCGACATTAAAAGAAAAGGCATTAGCGTTTAACGATATTATTAAAATCGGTCGTACGCATTTACAGGATGCAACACCGCTTACATTGGGCCAGGAGATTGGCGGCTGGCATCATATGCTGTTGAAATGCGAAAAAATGATTATGGTGAACACGCAGTTCATGAAGGAGCTTGCGATTGGCGGTACTGCCGTTGGTACAGGCATTAATGCCCATCCGGAATTCGGTGCCCGCACAGCCGCAGAAATCAGCAAGCTGACAGGCATTGAATTTACATCTGCCGAAAACAAATTCCACGCACTGACAAGTCATGATGAAGTCGTGACAGCGCACGGTGCATTAAAGGCACTGGCTGCAGATTTAATGAAAATCGCCAATGACGTACGCTGGCTGGCAAGTGGCCCGCGTTCGGGTATCGGTGAAATCACAATCCCTGAAAACGAACCAGGCTCATCGATCATGCCTGGTAAAGTAAACCCGACTCAAAGTGAAGCGATGACAATGGTCGTGACACAAGTTGTCGGTAATGACGCAACAATCGCCTTCGCAGCATCACAAGGTAATTTCGAATTGAACGTATTCAAGCCGGTAATCATCTACAACTTCCTGCAATCAGCCCGTCTGTTGGCCGATTCGATGAAATCATTCAACGACAATTGTGCAGTCGGCATCGAGCCGAATATGGAAGTGTTGGACGCAAACCTGAAAAATTCGTTGATGCTTGTTACTGCGTTAAACCCGTATATCGGTTATGAAAATGCGGCGAAAATTGCAAAAACGGCGCATAAAGAAGGCACAACATTAAAAGAAGCAGCCATTGCATCAGGTCTTTTAACAGAAGATGAATTTGACCGTTATGTTGATCCAAAAACGATGATATATCCAAATGCCGAATAA